In Synechococcus sp. KORDI-52, one genomic interval encodes:
- the ndk gene encoding nucleoside-diphosphate kinase — MAERTFVAIKPDGVQRGLVGEILGRFERKGFKLVGLKQITPSRALAEEHYGVHKERPFFAGLVDFITSGPVVAMVWEGDGVIASARKLIGATKPLEAEPGTIRGDLAVNIGRNVIHGSDAAETAAFEIGLWFEASELNDWSPSDQEWRVEG, encoded by the coding sequence ATGGCCGAACGCACTTTTGTCGCCATCAAGCCCGACGGCGTCCAGCGCGGCCTGGTGGGCGAGATCCTCGGTCGCTTTGAGCGCAAGGGCTTCAAGCTTGTGGGTCTGAAGCAGATCACCCCCAGCCGTGCGCTGGCTGAGGAGCACTACGGCGTCCACAAGGAGCGTCCTTTTTTCGCCGGTTTGGTTGATTTCATCACCTCTGGCCCAGTGGTGGCCATGGTGTGGGAAGGCGATGGCGTCATCGCCAGCGCCCGCAAACTGATCGGCGCTACCAAGCCCCTCGAGGCCGAGCCCGGCACCATTCGCGGCGATCTGGCCGTCAACATCGGTCGCAATGTCATCCACGGTTCCGATGCTGCGGAAACGGCTGCCTTCGAGATCGGCCTGTGGTTTGAAGCGTCTGAACTGAACGACTGGTCTCCTTCTGATCAGGAGTGGCGCGTCGAGGGCTGA